One bacterium DNA segment encodes these proteins:
- a CDS encoding thrombospondin type 3 repeat-containing protein has product MKTLGLILTLVLGLSVASPSVRASDYDGDGVAEDDGLDNCPGVPNPDQLNTDGDSEGDVCDDDDDGDGVPDVSDPSPKDSSVP; this is encoded by the coding sequence ATGAAAACACTCGGACTCATCTTGACTCTGGTTTTGGGCCTGTCGGTCGCCTCTCCTTCCGTCCGCGCGTCGGATTACGACGGGGACGGGGTGGCGGAGGACGACGGGCTGGACAACTGTCCCGGCGTCCCGAATCCCGATCAGCTGAATACCGACGGCGATTCCGAAGGGGACGTCTGCGACGACGACGACGACGGAGACGGCGTACCCGACGTTTCGGACCCGAGTCCCAAGGACTCAAGTGTGCCTTAA